One Rickettsia canadensis str. McKiel genomic window, AACTGATCAATGCAACAAAGTCCTTTCGCAAGAATGACATTTAAATAACAAGGAATATTAAATGCAACAAAAGGTTTATTATATAATTTTTACAATTGTTTTCGGGCTGATGCTGATTTCTAGCTCCTTATTTTCAGTTGACCAACGTCAATCTGCTGTGGTATTCCAGTTTGGTGAGGCGGTTAGAACTATAGAAAATCCAGGGCTGCATATTAAAATTCCGTTTATTCAAAATGTAGAGTTTTTTGATAAACGTCTTTTAGATGTTGAGGTTGAGGCAAAAGAATTAACAGCTGCTGATGGTAAACGAGTTATTGTTGATGCTTACGCCAAATTCCAAATTAATAATCCGGTAATGTTTTATAAAACAGTGCATAATTATCAAGGAGTAAAAATTAGATTGACTCGAAATCTTGAGTCGTCGATGCGTAAGGTGATAGGTAAAATTTCGCTCAGTACTCTTTTAAGCCAAGAGCGTAGTAACGTAATGTTAAATATCTTAAACCAAGTGGACGGAGAAGCTAAAAGTTTTGGTATTAATGTTGTAGATGTTAGAATTTTAAGAGCAGACTTGCCACAAGAAAATAGTGCTGCTATTTATCGTCGTATGCAAACGGCACGTGAAAAAGAAGCTACACAAATTAGAGCAGAAGGACAAGAAGAAAGCGTGCGTATTCGTTCAAAAGCAGATAAAGAAAGTAAAATAATACTTGCTAAAGCTTATAGAGATGCACAAATTATTAAAGGTGACGGCGATGAGAAAGCAGCAAAAATATATAATGCTGCTTATTCAGTCGATCCAGAATTTTATAAATTTTATAGATCACTTTTAGTATATAAAAATTCTTTAAAGAAAGAAGATACTAAGTTTGTAATCTCACCTGAGGCTGAAGTTTTTAAATATTTAAATTTAGCTAAGTAGTAATAATTATGCACCCCAAAATGTTTAAATATATTTTTGCCGTAATAGTTATAATTTTATTAAACAATGCTGTTTTAGCAAAAGAGAACATTAAAAAACCAGGAAAAATTTTAGAAGAAAATGAGTTTACAGAAATAAATTCTGTCCCTTTAAAAGTAAGTGAAGCTGCTCGTTATAGCTTTGCTGATATAGTGGAGCCGTTAATTCCTGCAGTCGTTAATATTTCAACGATAGAATATGTGAATAGTAAATCAGAAAATGCCGAGAAAGATCCTCTGCAAGAAAAAAAACCTTTAGACTTCATTAATGATTTTTTAGAACGGCTTAATATACCGCTGAATTTGGAAGAAGTGGATCAAAATCCTAAAAATGTTCCACTTGGCTCAGGATTTATTATTGAGCCTAACGGCTTAATAGTGACAAACTATCATGTAATTGCAAATGTTGAGAAAATTAATATAAAACTTGCAGATAATACTGAATTACCTGCTAAATTAATAGGTAGCGATACTAAAACCGATTTAGCTCTCTTAAAAATAGATCGCGAGGAGCCTCTACCTTTTGTTGAGTTTGGAGATTCAAATGATGCAAGAGTAGGTGATTGGATTATTGCAATCGGTAATCCGTTCGGTAATCTAGGGGGCACAGTTACTGCTGGTATTATTTCTTCTAAAGGTCGGGATATTGATATAGATACGGATAATATAGTTGATAATTTTATTCAAACGGATGCTGCAATTAATAACGGTAATTCCGGCGGTCCTATGTTTAATTGGGATCAGAAAGTAATCGGCGTAAATACGGCAATTTTTTCACCGCTCGGTACTAATATAGGTATCGGTTTTGCAATACCGTCAAATACTGCAAAGCCTATAATCGAGCGCCTTAAGAAAGACGGTAAAATAAATAGAGGACGTCTTGGAGTAACAATACAAGATTTAACTGAGGAAATTTCTGAAGGGTTAGGTCTTAAAGATACTAGTGGGGTGTTAGTGGCTAAAGTACAAAAAGACGGCCCGGGCGATAAAGCAGGTATTAAAACAGGCGATATAATAATAGAGTTTGCAGGTATACCGGTTAAAAATACTAAAAAATTACGTGTCATTATTGCAGATGCTCCTATTGATCAGGAAGTAAAAGTAAAAATACTTCGTGACAAAAAAGAGTTTGAATTACCTATTAAGGTTACTGCAGATAATGAAGAAATTAACAAAGATTTAGCAGAACGAGTAAATAAAGAAGCGGTAACAAAT contains:
- the hflC gene encoding protease modulator HflC, with translation MQQKVYYIIFTIVFGLMLISSSLFSVDQRQSAVVFQFGEAVRTIENPGLHIKIPFIQNVEFFDKRLLDVEVEAKELTAADGKRVIVDAYAKFQINNPVMFYKTVHNYQGVKIRLTRNLESSMRKVIGKISLSTLLSQERSNVMLNILNQVDGEAKSFGINVVDVRILRADLPQENSAAIYRRMQTAREKEATQIRAEGQEESVRIRSKADKESKIILAKAYRDAQIIKGDGDEKAAKIYNAAYSVDPEFYKFYRSLLVYKNSLKKEDTKFVISPEAEVFKYLNLAK
- a CDS encoding Do family serine endopeptidase, yielding MFKYIFAVIVIILLNNAVLAKENIKKPGKILEENEFTEINSVPLKVSEAARYSFADIVEPLIPAVVNISTIEYVNSKSENAEKDPLQEKKPLDFINDFLERLNIPLNLEEVDQNPKNVPLGSGFIIEPNGLIVTNYHVIANVEKINIKLADNTELPAKLIGSDTKTDLALLKIDREEPLPFVEFGDSNDARVGDWIIAIGNPFGNLGGTVTAGIISSKGRDIDIDTDNIVDNFIQTDAAINNGNSGGPMFNWDQKVIGVNTAIFSPLGTNIGIGFAIPSNTAKPIIERLKKDGKINRGRLGVTIQDLTEEISEGLGLKDTSGVLVAKVQKDGPGDKAGIKTGDIIIEFAGIPVKNTKKLRVIIADAPIDQEVKVKILRDKKEFELPIKVTADNEEINKDLAERVNKEAVTNKGDNNLSITKNNITFSNLTQELRQKYTIPQDKTGVVITNINEEENSFKIGDLITNVNQENIEDISKLEQLYENAKKSNKQNILLLIERGDRYMFVPLQVM